In Candidatus Cloacimonadota bacterium, one DNA window encodes the following:
- a CDS encoding tRNA (5-methylaminomethyl-2-thiouridylate)-methyltransferase: MIKKFKSPYAAIALFSGGLDSILAVKWMQKAGYRIYPLCFLTPYMPIERAIESARANDIDLVVRDISVEHLEMMQEPGTIFGKNMNPCIDCHALMIRIAGNMLKELDAHYIVTGEVLGQRPMSQRKDAMNRVAKLSGYRDLIVRPLSQKLLRDTKPIIENWIDRNDMLDFSGRGRYRQLELAKELQILEYPAPAGGCLLTDKNYSLRLKDLMQHNQLDTLNMALLKYGRHFRIDAKTKLIIGRDENENDKLEELGAKIYLKAKEYTGPLGIVSTTKLDASILDTVLGIFWYYHPKAPKSGTVIMNNYKQIYEYACQKIDYESARKFRISFD; this comes from the coding sequence ATGATAAAGAAATTCAAGTCTCCTTATGCAGCAATTGCCTTATTCTCCGGTGGATTAGATAGCATTCTCGCCGTTAAATGGATGCAAAAAGCCGGATATCGGATTTATCCGCTTTGCTTTCTTACGCCTTATATGCCAATAGAAAGAGCAATTGAATCGGCTCGGGCAAATGATATAGATTTAGTGGTGAGGGATATATCGGTAGAACACTTGGAAATGATGCAAGAGCCTGGCACTATATTTGGCAAAAACATGAATCCTTGCATTGATTGTCATGCTCTAATGATTCGTATTGCCGGAAATATGTTGAAGGAACTGGATGCACATTATATTGTAACCGGAGAAGTTTTAGGACAAAGACCAATGAGCCAACGCAAGGATGCTATGAATAGAGTGGCAAAACTAAGCGGATACCGGGATCTGATTGTTAGGCCACTATCCCAAAAATTACTTAGAGATACTAAACCCATCATAGAGAACTGGATTGATCGCAATGATATGCTTGATTTTTCAGGGCGCGGTCGGTATCGACAGCTTGAATTAGCAAAAGAACTGCAAATATTAGAATATCCTGCTCCTGCCGGAGGATGTCTGCTTACCGATAAAAACTATTCGCTACGTCTTAAAGATCTTATGCAACATAATCAACTTGATACTCTAAATATGGCACTCCTTAAGTACGGTAGGCATTTTCGCATTGATGCCAAAACCAAGCTCATAATTGGAAGAGATGAAAACGAGAACGATAAACTGGAAGAACTGGGGGCAAAGATATATCTGAAGGCTAAAGAATATACCGGTCCCTTGGGTATTGTAAGCACAACAAAATTAGACGCCTCCATTCTGGATACAGTATTGGGAATATTTTGGTATTATCATCCCAAGGCACCCAAAAGCGGTACTGTAATTATGAATAATTATAAACAAATCTACGAATATGCTTGCCAAAAGATTGATTACGAATCTGCAAGAAAATTTAGAATATCATTCGATTAG